Genomic window (Streptosporangium brasiliense):
GCTTGCTGCGCGGCTGGCGGGTCGGCTGCTGGCGGGTCGGCTTGGGCTCCGGCGGCGCGGGCGGCGCCTCGGGCTCGGGAGCGGCCTTCTTGACCTTGCTCAGCAGGCTCGGCTTGGGCTCGGGGGTCACCATGTTGCCCTTGGCGTCGACCACCGGGGAGGGGTTGCGGCTGTAGAACCAGTGCTGCTGCCCGAGGGTCCAGAGGTTGGTGGTGACCCAGTAGAGGATCAGACCGAGGGGGAAGTTCAGCGAGAAGATCGCGAACAGCGGCGAGATGTACATCAGGATCTTCTGCTGCTGCGCCATCGGGTTGTCCGGCATCTGCGCCATCGAGCGGCCCACGCTCTGCCGGACGGTGAGGAACGTGGTCAGCGAGCTGATCGCCACGAAGATCGCGAGAACGACCTTGGTGGCGATCGGGTCGGCACCCAGCTTGATGATGTCGGCCGAGTCGGTCCAGAACGTCGCCGGCAGGGGCGCGCCGAAGATGTGCGCCGCGCGGGCGCTGTCGACGAGATGCTGCGTCATGCCGAACTTGAGCTGGCCGTGGGCCATCGCGTTCAGCACGGTGAACATCGAGATGAAGATCGGGAACTGGGCCACGATCGGCAGACAGCCACCCAGCGGGTTGGCCCCCTGCCCCTGGTACAGCGCCATGACCTCCTGGTTCATGCGCTGCTTGTCGTTCTTGTAACGCTTGCGGATCTCCTGGACCTTCGGTGCCAGTTCCTGCATCTTCTTCGACGAGCGCATCTGCTTGAGGAAGAGGGGGAAGATCAGCAGCCGCATCAGCACGGTCAGGGTGATGATGGTCAGCGCCCAGGTCAGCCCGCTGTCAGGGGCGAGGAAGCTGCTATAACCCTGGTGAATCCAGGTGATGACTTGGGCGACGGCTGTGTATAGCCAATTCAGCCAGGACAGCTCCACCGAGCTAGCTCCCTTGCGTTTCGTCGGACCGGACCGGGCGTGGGGGCACCGGGTCAAAACCTCCGGGATGGAATGGGTGGCAACGCCCGATTCTGCGGATCGTCAACCATGTGCCGCGCAACGCACCGTGGACGGCCATCGCCTCAAGGCCGTAAGCGCTGCACGAAGGGTGGAAGCGGCAACGGGGACCCAGCAGAGGGCTCACGAATGTCCGGTAGAACCGGATAGGAGCCATCAGGATCCTGGCTGCCGGAGAAACTCCGGCGATCTGCTGCGCCGTCATCATCGCCCATCCATGTGAGCCTTGGAAGGCTCTCGCCGCCTGAGTAAACGATCCAGCGCGACGTCGAGTTCGGCGGCAAGGCGCTCGCTCCGCGCGGACGCGGCCGATGGATTGGCGCGTACAACCAGCAGGCTACCTCTCGGGAGACGGTGAAGACGGTCCCGGACGAGGTGTCTCAGCTGACGTTTGACTCTGTTGCGGACGACCGCGCCTCCCACGGCGCGGCTCACCACGAATCCCACCAGGGGTGGCTCGTCGCCGTCCGCGCGCACGCTCAAGTGCGCGACCAGGGCGGGACGGCCTGCACGGCTTCCCTTTCTGACCGCGTTTGCGAACTCATCGCCCCGGCGCATGCGGGACCCGGACGGCAACACGCGAGAACCTTGGTGACCCTGGGCAGGTACGGCTATCGCCCGCCGACATCACGGCCGGCGGGCGACGGGACGCTGCTGCCTTGGCCCGGCGGACCGGGCACAACGGATGCGTCAGGCGGAGAGCTCGGCGCGGCCCTTGCGACGGCGGGCGGCCAGGATGGCGCGGCCGGCGCGGGTGCGCATCCGCAGCCGGAAGCCGTGGGTCTTCGCGCGACGACGGTTGTTCGGCTGGAAAGTACGCTTGCTCACGAGTGGGCTCCAGGCTTCAAAACGCGTCCCCAGCACATGGGGACGCTCGGCAGTGGCTGGCTTACGGTAAGCGGGGCATGCGAAATAGCCGTCGCGTGGTAAGCCGACCGTCGTACGTTACGGGGAACGCGTGTCCCAGGTCAAACCGGAAAGCACGTGGAGCTAGGTTATCCACGGATCCACAGCCCCTTTATCCACCGACACCCCGCCGTCCACAGGATGTGCACTCAGCCCCCCTCGTGGTGCCACTAGGCTGTGGACAACGTCTTGAACACGGCTGTGGACAGGGCTACTGTCGGCCCTCCCAGACCCACTCTCCGCTGCCGGAATGCGTCAGGCGGCAAGTGGGGGGCTGTGCACACCGTGTGGATTCGCTGTGGATTACAGACAGCGACCCCGCCGGGCCACGGGCAGGCCGACATGTGGACAACGGGGGAATCCGATGCGCCCGGCGGTTCATCGGTGTGGATAAACAGATCGCGGTGAGCTCAGCGGGGGCCGCGTCGGAGGAGGTGAGCCGGGCAGTGGATGGAATGGACCTCGGCGCGGTGTGGGCACGGGCTCTGGAGAACTCCCTCAACGAGAGCGTCCCGTCCCAGCAGCGTGTCTGGCTCAGCATGACCCGGCCCTTCGGCCTCATGAACGACACCGTGGTGCTCGCCGCCCCCACCGATTTCGCCAGAGATGTCCTGGAGAACAAGCTCCGTCCCCTGATCAGCCACGCGCTCTCCCAGGAGTTCGGCCGCCCGATGCGGGTGGCGGTCATGGTCGACCCCAGCGCCACGGGCTCCGACTCCGGCGTCGCCTCCCGCCCGGAGTCCTATCCACAGGCGCCGCCGCAGAGTTATCCACAGGGCGGTGGACAGCAGCAGGGTTATGCACAGCCGGTGAACGCCCAGCACCACGGCGGATCCGGGCCCCAGCACCCCTACCCGGCCGCCGGGCCCGCCGCACCGCCGTCCACCGAATATCCACAGCACCAACCACAGGCCCAGCCGTTCTCCTACTCCTACCAGCACATGGAGGAGCCGGCTCAGCCGTACCTCCCGGCGGAGCCCTCCCCGGCCCCGCCGCCGGCCGAGCAGGGCGGCGGATACGGCCGCGGCGGATACACCCCGCAGCCCCCTCCCGCCTCGCGCCCTGAGCCCGACACCTTCGAGCGTCCCGCGCAGCCGGCGGCCGGCCCGGTGCCCAACAGATGGGACGGCCGCGGCGGCCGCACCCAGGGCGAACCCGCCCGGCTGAACCCGAAATACACCTTCGAGACCTTCGTCATCGGCTCCAGCAACCGCTTCGCCCACGCGGCCGCGGTCGCGGTGGCCGAGGCGCCGGCCAAGGCGTACAACCCGCTGTTCATCTACGGTGACTCGGGCCTGGGGAAGACCCACCTGCTGCACGCGATCGGCCACTACGCGCAGAGCCTCTACGACGGCGCGCGGGTGAGATACGTCAGCTCTGAGGAGTTCACCAACGACTTCATCAACTCCATCCGCGACCACAAGGCCGACGGCTTCCGCAGCCGCTACCGGGCCGTGGACATCCTGCTCGTTGACGACATCCAGTTCCTGGAGGGCAAGGAGCAGACCCAGGAGGAGTTCTTCCACACCTTCAACACCCTGCACAACGCCAACAAGCAGATCGTCATCTCCAGCGACCGGGCGCCCAAGCAGCTCGTCACCCTGGAAGACCGGCTCCGCAACCGGTTCGAGTGGGGCCTGATCACCGACGTCCAGCCGCCGGAGCTGGAGACCCGCATCGCGATCCTGCGCAAGAAGGCGATCCAGGAGGGCCTGGCCGCCCCGCCCGAGGTGCTGGAATACATCGCCAGCCGCATCTCCACCAACATCCGCGAGCTGGAGGGGGCCCTGATCAGGGTCACCGCGTTCGCCAGCCTCAACCGGCAGTCGGTGGACCTGCAGCTCACCGAGGTCGTGCTCAAGGACCTGATCACCGAGGACGCCGGCTCCGAGATAACGGTCGCCACGATCATGGCCTCCACCGCCGCCTACTTCGGCCTGTCGATCGACGACCTGTGCGGCGGGTCGCGCTCACGCGTCCTGGTCACCGCCCGGCAGATCGCCATGTATCTGTGCCGGGAGCTCACCGACATGTCGCTGCCGAAGATCGGTCAGCAGTTCGGCGGACGCGACCACACCACGGTCATGCACGCCGACCGGAAGATCCGCTCGCTCATGGCGGAGCGTCGGTCCATCTACAACCAGGTCAACGAACTCACCACGCGGATCAAGCAGCAGTCGCGCAATGGATGAGATTCGCCCTGGCGTGATGCACAGGCTGTGGAAAACCTTGTGGATCAGTGGTACGGGGCCGGCCGGCGGGTTCGATCGGCGCCGCCGACCATGATCAACGCCGGATCGGGGGGTTCCGGGTGCCCACACGGCCTGGGGACAACTCTGGGGAGAACCTGGGGACAACTCGTGGACAACTTGGGGAGAACCTGGGGACGCCCTGTGAAGAGAGTTTTCCCCAGGGACAAAACGCCTTCCTACCCCGTGGAGAACCTGGGGAAACCTCGTGGATAACCGGTGGACGACGGCACCAAGATCTGGGGATGGCCTGTGTGTACAGCTCGGTTCTCCCCAGCCCCGCGAGTTCTCCACACCCGTCACCCACACCCCCAGTGGATGAAAAAACTATAGTTGACCTGCGGAAACAGCGATCTTCCACAGTTTCCACAGCCCCTAATGCGATGACCCCTTGTATCTCTAACTAGAAACTCAAGACCCATAGAGGGGTTCCGGGGAGCGCATGTGCGGGACAGTGAACACTCGAACCCAAGGCATCGAGCGAAGAGCGCTCGACACACAGGAGGCAGATCCACGTGATGTTCCGGATCGAGCGAGACGTACTCGCTGAGGCGGTCGCATGGACGGCACGCAGTCTTCCGGCGCGTCCCTCCGTGCCGGTGCTGGCCGGCATGCGCCTGGAAGTCACGGAGACGGGGCAGCTCAAGCTCTCCGGCTTCGACTACGAGGTCTCCGCCGAGGTGACCCTCGAACCGCAGAGCGGCGAGGCGGGCGTGGTGCTCGTCTCGGGCAAGCTCCTCGCCGAGATCACCCGCGCGCTGCCCGCACAGCCTGTGGACTTCGTCGTGGAGGGCGCCAAGGCTGTCGTCACCTGTGGCAGCGCCCGGTTCACACTTCTCACCATGCCTGTGGAGGACTACCCCTCCCTGCCGACGATGCCCCCGGCCGCCGGGCGGGTGGGCAGCGACGTGTTCGCCTCGGCGGTCGGCCAGGTCGCGGTGGCGGCGGGCAAGGACGACACCCTGCCGATGCTGACCGGCGTGCGCATGGAGATCGAGGGCGACACCGTCACCCTCGCCGCCACCGACCGCTACCGCCTCGCCGTGCGGGAGCTGAAGTGGCAGCCGGGCCAGCCCGACTTCTCGGCGATCGCCATGATCCCGGGCAAGACCCTCGCCGACGCCGCCAAGGCCCTGGGGAGCACCGGCGCCGAGGTCGAGATCGCGATGAGCTCCGTCGGCGGCACCGGCGAAGGCATGATCGGCTTCTCCAGCGCCGGCCGCCGCACCACCACCCGGCTGCTCGACCCGGAGTTCCCCAAATACCGCTCGCTGCTGCCGACCGAGTTCTCCGCGCGGGCGGACCTGTCCACGAGCGCGTTCGTCGAGGCCGTCAAGCGCGTGGCCCTGGTCGCCGAGCGCAACACCCCGGTCCGGCTGGCCTTCCGCGGCGACGAGGTCGTCCTGGAGGCGGGCAGCGGCGACGAGGCCCAGGCCGTCGAGGTGCTCCCGGTGGACTTCGAGGGCGACGACATCAACATCGCCTTCAACCACCAGTTCCTGCTGGAGGGCCTGGGCGCGATCGACTCCGACGTCGCCCGCCTGCAGATGACGACCTCCACCAAGCCCGCCATCCTCACCGGCGGCAAGCCTGTGGACGACGGGGGCGTCCCCGACTACCGCTACCTGATCATGCCCATCCGCCTGTCCAGCTGAATACTTGTCCCGGAGCGTCCCCGGGATCCGTCCGCGGGCGCGGAGCGGATCGGGGAGGCGTGAATGGGCCTAGCCATGATCAAGGCGTGTCTCAACGGCAACAGGGAGCCGGGGGCGCACCCGGCCCTCCCCCTGACGCCCCTGGAGCTCGCTGAGGCGGCCCGTGAGGCCCGTGAGGCGGGTGCGGCGGCCGTGCACATGCATCCGCGTGACGAGGCGGGCAGCGAGACGCTCAGCGCCGTCCACATCGGTGCGGCCGTCCGCGCGGTGCGGCGGGCGTGCCCCGGGCTCCCCGTCGGGGTGAGCACAGGGCTGTGGATGACCGGCGGGGACGCGGGGGCGCGGCGCGAGGCCGTACGGGGCTGGGCCGCGCTGCCCGTGGAGGACCGGCCGGACTTCGCGTCGGTGAACCTCTCCGAACCCGGCTTCTCCGACCTGTGGCATGATCTTCGGCGGCTCGGCGTGGGCGTCGAGGCAGGGGTCTGGTCCATCGGCGACGCCGAAGCGCTCGCCGAGACCGGGCTGGAGTGCGTACGGGTGCTCGTCGAGATCATCGGAGGCTCCGCGGACACCGCCGTGTCGCGTGCGCACGCCGTGCTCGGCCGTCTCGACGAGCTCGCCGTCCCCGGCCCGCGGCTGCTCCACGGGGAGGGAGAACCTGCCTGGATACTTGTCGATGAAGCGGGGCAATTAGGTCTGGCCACGCGCATCGGTCTCGAGGACGTTCTCCACAGCCCTGTGGGCGGTCCCGTTGATGGAAACGCCGATCTGGTACGGCTTGCGCTGGCACGCCGGGTGTAGGTGGATGATGGAACCCTGAAGGGGGTGCTCGTATGCAGATCGGCATGGTCGGGCTGGGCAAGATGGGCGGCAACATGGCCGAGCGGCTGCGCCGCGGCGGTCACGACGTCGTCGGATACGACCGCGATCCCGCGGTCAGTGACGTCTCCAGCCTGAAGGACCTGGTGGACCGCCTCCAGGCGCCGCGCACGGTGTGGGTCATGGTGCCCGCCGGGGCGCCGACGCAGGCGACGGTCGAGGAACTCGGCGACCTGCTGTCGTCCGGCGACATCGTCATCGACGGTGGCAACTCGCACTATCTGGACGACCAGAAGCACGCCGCCGAGCTGGGCGCCAAGGGGATCGGCTTCATCGACTGCGGGGTCAGCGGCGGGATCTGGGGCCTGGAGAACGGCTACGCGCTGATGGTCGGCGGCTCCAAGGAGGGCGTCGAGCGGCTGATGCCGATCTTCGACACGCTCAAGCCCGAAGAGGGCGGCTTCGTCCACGCCGGTGAGGTCGGCGCCGGCCACTTCGCGAAGATGGTCCACAACGGCATCGAGTACGGCATGATGCAGGCCTTCGCCGAGGGCTGGGAGCTGCTGGAGGCCTCCGACGTCGTGACCGACGTCCCCGGTGCCTTCAAGAGCTGGCGCAACGGCACGGTCATCCGCTCGTGGCTGCTCGACCTGCTGGTCCGCGCGCTCGACGAGGACCCGGCCCTGGCCGAGCTGAAGGGCTACGCGCAGGACTCCGGCGAGGGCCGGTGGACCGTGCAGGCCGCCGTGGACCACGCGGTGCCGCTGCCGGTCATCACCGCTGCGCTCTACGCCCGCTTCGCCTCCCGGCAGGACGACTCGCCGGCCATGAAGGTCGTCGCGGCCCTGCGCAACCAGTTCGGCGGGCACGCCGTCACCTCCAAGGAGGGCGAGACCGCCAAGGGCGCCGACGCCCCGGGCGCCGACGTCGTCCCTCCGGTGGAGGCCGAGAAGTAGACCGGGTCTCCGACGGAGGCCGGAAGATCGACCGGCCCCGTACGACCCGCGCCCGAGCCCTCCCACGGGCTCGGGCCCGCAACCCCGCCGACGGGCGGGCCGCGCCGGCCCGTACGGCGCCGGTCGTGGAGACCCGCGTCCCCGCACCGGACGCGGGCCGTACGGACCGGTGGACGACCGGCCTGCCGGCGACGGACCGATGGGCGGCGGGCTTGTCAGCGCCCGTCCTCCCGCGGGCGTGCGGGCCGCGCCGGCCCGTGGACGCGGGCCGTACGGACCAGGCGAGGCCCCGGCGGGGGGCGTGTCCGACTAATCTTCCTGGGGTGCATGTCGCCAACCTCTCCCTGACCGACTTCCGGTCCTACGACACCGTCGACCTCGGCCTGGAGCCGGGGGTCACGGCCTTCGTGGGTCCCAACGGGCAGGGCAAGACCAACCTGGTCGAGGCGCTGGGATACGTGGCGACGCAGTCGAGCCACCGGGTCGCCAGCGACGGGCCGCTGGTGCGGCAGGGGGCGGCGCGGGCGATCATCCGGTCCGTGATCGTCCGGGAGGACCGGCGGGCGCTGGTCGAGCTGGAGATCAACCCGGGCCGGGCCAACCGGGCCAGGCTGAACCGCTCGCCGGTCTCGCGCCCGCGCGACGTCGTCGGGCTGCTGCGCACGGTCCTGTTCGCCCCCGAGGACCTGGCCATGGTCAAGGGAGACCCCTCCGAGCGGCGCCGCTACCTCGACGACCTGCTGGTGGCCAGGGCGCCCCGGTTCGCGGGGGTCCGCGCAGACTACGACCGGGTGCTCAAGCAGCGCGGCGCCCTGCTGCGTACGGCGGCGCAGGCCCGGCGGGGCGGCCGGAGCGGGCGGCGGGCCGAGCACGACGCGGCGTTCGCCGCGGCCGGCGCCGGAGACCCCCTGAGCACCCTGGAGGTCTGGGACGCCCATCTGGCCAGGCACGGCGCGGAGCTGCTCGCGGCCCGGCTGGAGCTGGTCGAGGCGCTGCGGCCGCTGGTCTCGGCCTCCTACGCGGCCCTCGCGCCCGGCTCGGCCCCCGCCTGCCTGGAATATCGCGGCACGCTCCCCACCGAGGCCGGGGCCGACCGCGCGACCCTGGAGGAGCGGCTCAGGGCCGGCCTGCTGGAGGTCCGCGACTCCGAGATCGAACGCGGCGTCACCCTCGTCGGCCCGCACCGCGACGACCTGTTCCTCGGCCTGGGGGAGCTGCCCGCGCGCGGTTACGCCAGCCACGGCGAGTCGTGGTCGTTCGCGCTGGCACTCCGGCTGGCCGCCTACGACCTGCTCAGGGCCGACGGCGGTGATCCGGTGCTGATCCTCGACGACGTCTTCGCCGAGCTGGACAACCAGCGCCGCCGCCGGCTGGCCGAGATCGTCGCCCCGGCCGAGCAGGTGCTGATCACCGCCGCGGTCGCCGACGACGTGCCCGCGGAGCTGGTCGGGGCCCGATACGCCGTCACCGAGGGGAGCGTGCAGCGTGTCCGATGACAGGTCCCCGGAGCACGGCCCGGCACCGTCCGGGGAGCCCCGGAGCGCGGCCGGAGAGATCAGGAGCGCATCTGGGGAGAGGGAGAGCAGGAGCGCGGCCGCGGGGAGCTCGCCGGAGCCCGGCGCGACACCGTCCGGGGAGCCCCGGGCCGTGCCCGGAGCGGACGGCCGGGCCGTCCCCGGGCCGGAGACGCCGGAGGCGGGGTCGGCCAGGAGCGCGGCGGCCAAGGGCGCGGCGCTGGCCCGCGAGAAGCTGGCCCAGGCCAAGGCGGACGCGGCCAGGAGGGGGCAGCTCCCCCGCCGGGAGCCCCGGCGCAGGGCGGCCGGCCCGCGCCGGGATTTCGGCGATCCCCAGCTTTTCGGCCGGGCCATCGCCGATCTGCTGGCCGACCGCGGCTGGGAACAGCCCGTCGCCGTGGGCGGGGTGTTCGGCCGCTGGCACGAGATCGTCGGCTCCGATCTGGCCGCGCACACCCGGCCGGAGACCTTCGCCGACGGCGAGGTCGTGGTGGTCGCCGACTCCACCGCCTGGGCGACCCAGGTGCGGCTGCTGGCAAGAACCCTGGTCAGACGCCTGAACGAGGAGCTCGGCGACGGAACGGTGCAGCGGGTGAAGGTGCGCGGCCCGCAGAACGGGCCGCGTCCCAGCGGTGGTCTGCGGGTCACCGGCAGCCGCGGCCCGGGTGACACCTACGGGTGATCGACTTCCCGGAAAACGGATCAGCGGCCTCTCTGGCGCGATGACCCCCCTCCGTGTAGGGGGATGCTTGAGTGGATGGTCGACGCGCGACAGAGCGTTCTGGAGCCCGTCAATGCCACATCACGCGCGCCGAGCCGCTAGAATGAAACCGAATTCCGGACACGTCCGTTTGCGTGTCACCCCCGGCACGTAAGCCGACTCCCCTGGGTGAGCGCATCGGGGCATTCACGACGGTGACGGGCACGGCGGGGCTGAGATTCGTTTCTCCCGCTGCATGTCCGCGGCAGGAGGATTCCGCACTTGTCCTACGACGCTAGCTCAATCACCGTTCTCGAAGGACTCGAGGCGGTCCGTAAGCGCCCGGGTATGTACATCGGCTCGACCGGAGAACGCGGTCTCCACCACCTCGTCTACGAGGTCGTGGACAACTCCGTCGACGAGGCCCTGGCCGGGCACGCCGACCGGATCGAGATCACCCTGCTCCCCGACAACGGCGTGCGGGTCGTGGACAACGGCCGTGGCATCCCCGTCGGCATGCACCCCGTCGAGAAGCGCCCCGCGGTCGAGGTCGTCCTGACCGTGCTGCACGCGGGAGGCAAGTTCGACGGCAAGTCCTACGCGGTCTCCGGCGGTCTGCACGGCGTCGGCGTCTCCGTGGTGAACGCGCTGTCCACCAGGCTGGAGGTGGAGATCCGCACCGACGGTCACTACTGGCGGCAGTCCTACGCGGACTCCCGGCCGACGGCGCCCCTGGAGAAGGGCGAGCCGACCGGCGAGACCGGCACCTCGATCACGTTCTGGGCCGACGAGACCATCTTCGAGACCACGACGTGGAGCTTCGAGACGCTCTCGCGCCGCTTCCAGGAGATGGCCTTCCTCAACAAGGGCCTGACGATCTCCATCCGGGACGAGCGGCCCGACCACATCGACGGTGAGCCCGTCGAGGTGGTCTACCACTACGAGGGCGGCCTGTCCGACTTCGTCAAGCACCTCAACTCCAAGAAGGAAGCCGCGCACCTCTCGGTGATCGACTTCGAGGAGAACGGCGAGGGGATCTCGGTCGAGATCGCCATGCAGTGGAACAACTCCTACAGCGAGTCGGTCTACACCTTCGCCAACACGATCAACACGGCCGAGGGCGGCACCCACGAGGAGGGGTTCCGGGCGGCGCTGACGTCGATCGTCAACCGCTACGCCCGCGAGCAGAAGTTCCTCAAGGAGGGCAAGGACGACAATCTCTCCGGCGAGGACATCCGTGAGGGCCTCACCGCGATCATCTCGGTGAAGCTGGCCGACCCCCAGTTCGAGGGCCAGACCAAGACCAAGCTGGGCAACACCGAGGCCAAGTCGTTCGTCCAGAAGGCCTGCAACGACCACCTGCGCGACTGGTTCGAGCGCAACCCGGGCGAGGCCAAGGACGTCATCAACAAGTCCCTGCAGGCCGCGCGCGCCCGCATCGCGGCCCGCCAGGCCCGCGACCTGACCCGGCGCAAGTCGCTGCTGGAGTCGGGTTCCGGTCTGCCCGGCAAGCTGGCCGACTGCCAGTGGAGCGATCCGGAGAAGTGCGAGCTGTTCATCGTCGAGGGTGACTCGGCGGGCGGCTCCGCCAAGGGCGGCCGCGACTCCAAGTTCCAGGCGATCCTGCCCATCCGCGGCAAGATCCTGAACGTGGAGAAGGCACGCATCGACAAGGTGCTGAAGAACGCCGAGGTCCAGGCGCTGATCACCGCCATGGGCACCGGCGTCCACGACGAGTTCGACATCGCCAAGCTCCGCTACCACAAGCTCATCCTGATGGCCGACGCCGACGTCGACGGCCAGCACATCAACACGCTGCTGCTGACGCTGCTGTTCCGCTTCATGCGGCCCCTGATCGAGGCCGGGCACGTCTACCTCTCCCAGCCGCCGCTCTACAAGATCAAGTGGGACCGCCGGGGCGAGGACGCCTCCTACGCCTACTCCGACCCGGAGCGCGACGCGATCATCGCGGACGGCATGGCCCGGGGCAAGCGCGACCCGCGCCTGCACGACGGCATCCAGCGGTTCAAGGGTCTGGGCGAGATGAACGCCTCCCAGCTCTGGGAGACCACGATGAACCCGGAGACCCGCGTCCTGCGCCAGGTCACCCTCGACGACGCCGCGCAGGCCGACGAACTGTTCAGCGTTCTCATGGGTGAGGACGTCGAGGCCCGCCGCTCCTTCATCATCAGAAACGCGCGAGACGTCCGTTTCCTCGATGTGTAGCGGTAGCCGTACAGCCTCTCCTCCGACTCTGAAAGGGATCCACCACCCGTGACGGATGTGAACACTCCGCCCGCAGAGCGCATCGAGCCGGTCGACATCCAGTCGGAGATGCAGCGCAGCTACATGGACTACGCGATGTCCGTCATCGTGGCCCGTGCGCTGCCCGACGTCCGCGACGGACTCAAGCCGGTCCACCGCCGCGTGCTCTACGCCATGTACGACGGCGGCTACCGCCCCGACCGCGGCTACTTCAAGTGCTCCCGCGTCGTCGGTGACGTCATGGGCTCCTACCACCCGCACGGCGACTCCTCGATCTACGGCACCGTCGTACGGCTGGCACAGCCCTGGGCGCTGCGCTACACCCTGGTCGACGGACAGGGCAACTTCGGGTCGCCGGGCAACGACATGCCGGCCGCCATGCGATACACCGAGTGCAAGCTCGCGCCGATCGCCATGGAGATGATCCGTGACATCGACAAGGACACCGTCGACTTCCAGCCCAACTACGACGGGCGTTCCCAGGAGCCGCTGGTCCTGCCGTCGCGGTTCCCGAACCTGCTGGTCAACGGCTCGGCGGGCATCGCGGTCGGCATGGCCACCAACATCCCGCCGCACAACCTGCGCGAGGTGTCCGAAGGCATCAAGTGGGCCCTGCAGAACCCCGAGGCCGGTGACGAGGAGCTGCTTGAGGCGCTGATCGCCCGGGTCAAGGGCCCCGACTTCCCGACCGGCGCGCTGATCGTCGGCCGCCGCGGCATCGACGACGCCTACCGGACCGGCCGCGGCTCGATCACGATGCGGGCGATCGTGGAGGTCGAGGAGG
Coding sequences:
- the recF gene encoding DNA replication/repair protein RecF (All proteins in this family for which functions are known are DNA-binding proteins that assist the filamentation of RecA onto DNA for the initiation of recombination or recombinational repair.); its protein translation is MHVANLSLTDFRSYDTVDLGLEPGVTAFVGPNGQGKTNLVEALGYVATQSSHRVASDGPLVRQGAARAIIRSVIVREDRRALVELEINPGRANRARLNRSPVSRPRDVVGLLRTVLFAPEDLAMVKGDPSERRRYLDDLLVARAPRFAGVRADYDRVLKQRGALLRTAAQARRGGRSGRRAEHDAAFAAAGAGDPLSTLEVWDAHLARHGAELLAARLELVEALRPLVSASYAALAPGSAPACLEYRGTLPTEAGADRATLEERLRAGLLEVRDSEIERGVTLVGPHRDDLFLGLGELPARGYASHGESWSFALALRLAAYDLLRADGGDPVLILDDVFAELDNQRRRRLAEIVAPAEQVLITAAVADDVPAELVGARYAVTEGSVQRVR
- a CDS encoding DUF721 domain-containing protein: MPGADGRAVPGPETPEAGSARSAAAKGAALAREKLAQAKADAARRGQLPRREPRRRAAGPRRDFGDPQLFGRAIADLLADRGWEQPVAVGGVFGRWHEIVGSDLAAHTRPETFADGEVVVVADSTAWATQVRLLARTLVRRLNEELGDGTVQRVKVRGPQNGPRPSGGLRVTGSRGPGDTYG
- the gyrB gene encoding DNA topoisomerase (ATP-hydrolyzing) subunit B; the encoded protein is MSYDASSITVLEGLEAVRKRPGMYIGSTGERGLHHLVYEVVDNSVDEALAGHADRIEITLLPDNGVRVVDNGRGIPVGMHPVEKRPAVEVVLTVLHAGGKFDGKSYAVSGGLHGVGVSVVNALSTRLEVEIRTDGHYWRQSYADSRPTAPLEKGEPTGETGTSITFWADETIFETTTWSFETLSRRFQEMAFLNKGLTISIRDERPDHIDGEPVEVVYHYEGGLSDFVKHLNSKKEAAHLSVIDFEENGEGISVEIAMQWNNSYSESVYTFANTINTAEGGTHEEGFRAALTSIVNRYAREQKFLKEGKDDNLSGEDIREGLTAIISVKLADPQFEGQTKTKLGNTEAKSFVQKACNDHLRDWFERNPGEAKDVINKSLQAARARIAARQARDLTRRKSLLESGSGLPGKLADCQWSDPEKCELFIVEGDSAGGSAKGGRDSKFQAILPIRGKILNVEKARIDKVLKNAEVQALITAMGTGVHDEFDIAKLRYHKLILMADADVDGQHINTLLLTLLFRFMRPLIEAGHVYLSQPPLYKIKWDRRGEDASYAYSDPERDAIIADGMARGKRDPRLHDGIQRFKGLGEMNASQLWETTMNPETRVLRQVTLDDAAQADELFSVLMGEDVEARRSFIIRNARDVRFLDV